One part of the Esox lucius isolate fEsoLuc1 chromosome 10, fEsoLuc1.pri, whole genome shotgun sequence genome encodes these proteins:
- the LOC105025866 gene encoding polyhomeotic-like protein 1, producing METDGDQNQGSTNGTTPSGVNSRPSQMNSMSLYERQAVQALQALQRQPNAAQYFQQLMLQQQINSAQLQNLAAVQQATLAASRQSSPSTNSTSQTTSTSVTSVNVTTSGGGAITTTRTIGPGSSATSTISQSVLLGGSTAGQGQMYLRVNRSLRSPLSSQLIFMPSSTATAAVATVTQQPQTPHQQQQQEVPPTSSSNQSDIDQVQNLALRGVSNPKAVGVKAEVSDRATYSLIQSSPQQFHQSTPQSPIKPNQLQQPHIKIPTYTQSSNASLSSLNLKTSNHQSNHPSSPSTSIPLSQLLLSGPKFGRGGAVTTAASASAATHILVPTSSAPAHGRGYQMGGATIKTNGSAQTLVVQPLQKSAVSANDKGGQGNGPVPIQPKTQQSLRMPLQLPSRNPPPILPAPPASTAQPPPHIPVQIVGARQSSVGNPQALALVHARNACSHEGATILSSSSSASLLTMVASIASREGGVIGRGASLKSLQSAQEPLPLAHISHVQVQANQSPAVNPSPNCSLATSASSQPRAVSSPPALSRSTLALPLPSVEASSTSAAVVTNGESTCPQPPESMKRKSDSSAADDEDGPPPPHLVPVRENSPVLSSPAVEAGPGPLSPSPSPAPTPSATLPLTRIVSGHGERAPPPQAVVKPHVLTHLIEGFVIHEGAEPFPVIGPVKDATDMAAENPDASRPQTVNVATVLKCEYCKSFAPARQFRGTKRFCSLTCSKRYNVSCSQHFRLRQGGHLSHSDQDGVLRRSVPRRTSSQIASAKIAGRPLPAKCRSESSRSDDVSSCEEDDEEEDEEEDDDPMSLSPASSSCHQRPPTLRLESSASPHFLPGSPTRWSVEEVSNFISSLQGCEELAAQFLSQEIDGQALLLLREEHLMSAMNIKLGPALKICAHINTLRD from the exons ATGGAGACGGATGGGGACCAAAACCAAGGCTCTACCAACGGAACCACTCCATCGGGGGTGAACTCCCGTCCCTCGCAAATGAACTCCATGTCCCTGTACGAGAGACAGGCTGTGCAG GCCCTTCAGGCACTGCAGAGACAGCCCAATGCCGCACAGTATTTCCAGCAGCTTATGTTGCAGCAGCAGATTAACAGTGCCCAGCTACAGAACCTGGCTGCCGTACAACAG GCCACACTAGCTGCCAGTCGCCAGTCCAGCCCTTCCACCAACAGCACCTCTCAGACCACCAGCACTTCAGTCACATCT gTGAATGTAACCACTTCTGGAGGAGGGGCCATAACCACCACCCGCACTATTGGCCCAGGCTCTTCTGCAACGTCcactatcagccaatcagtgcTGCTGGGCGGGAGCACagctggacagggacagatgtATCTGAGA GTCAATCGATCTCTGaggtctcccctctcctcccagttAATCTTCATGCCCAGTAGCACGGCAACCGCTGCCGTGGCAACAGTCACCCAGCAACCGCAGACTCCGcaccagcagcagcaacaggaaGTTCCGCCTACTTCGTCCAGCAACCAGTCGGATATTGATCAG GTGCAGAACCTGGCTCTGAGGGGTGTCTCCAATCCGAAGGCAGTTGGGGTCAAAGCTGAAGTCTCAGACCGAG CAACCTACTCCCTTATCCAGTCCTCTCCGCAGCAGTTCCACCAGTCTACTCCACAGTCTCCCATTAAACCCAACCAGCTCCAACAGCCCCACATCAAGATCCCTACGTACACCCAGAGCTCCAACGCCAGCCTGTCTTCTCTGAACCTCAAGACGTCCAACCACCAGTCGAACCACCCCTCCTCCCCGTCcacctccatccccctctcccagcTCCTCCTCTCCGGACCCAAATTTGGCCGGGGCGGAGCCGTCACCACGGCGGCCTCCGCCTCCGCAGCGACTCACATTCTGGTGCCCACCTCCAGTGCGCCCGCCCATGGCAGAGGTTACCAGATGGGCGGCGCCACCATCAAGACGAATGGAAGCGCTCAAACTCTGGTCGTTCAGCCGCTGCAGAAAAGTGCTGTCAGTGCTAACGACAAAGGAGGTCAGGGGAACGGTCCTGTTCCGATCCAGCCGAAAACTCAACAGTCTCTCCGCATGCCCCTACAACTTCCATCGCGCAACCCACCTCCAATCCTTCCCGCTCCCCCCGCCAGTACCGCCCAGCCTCCGCCACACATCCCCGTCCAGATAGTAGGGGCCAGGCAAAGCTCCGTAGGAAACCCCCAGGCTTTGGCCTTGGTCCATGCCCGGAACGCCTGTTCCCATGAGGGGGCTACCATTCTGAGTAGCTCCAGCAGCGCCAGCCTCCTGACCATGGTGGCCTCCATTGCgtccagagagggaggggtgattGGCCGGGGGGCGAGTCTGAAGAGCCTTCAGTCAGCCCAGGAACCCCTCCCATTGGCCCATATCTCCCACGTGCAGGTTCAAGCCAATCAGAGCCCCGCGGTGAATCCCAGTCCAAATTGCAGCTTGGCCACCAGCGCCTCCTCTCAGCCCCGGGCCGTCAGCTCTCCTCCCGCCCTCTCCCGCTCCACCCTCGCTCTACCGCTGCCATCTGTTGAAGCGAGCAGCACATCCGCCGCAGTGGTCACCAACGGAGAGTCAACGTGTCCCCAGCCACCTGAG TCGATGAAGAGGAAGTCCGACTCTAGCGCGGCCGACGACGAAGACGgccccccacctccccacctTGTTCCAGTGAGGGAAAATTCCCCCGTCCTCTCCTCCCCCGCTGTGGAAGCAG GCCCTGGTccgctctccccctccccctcccccgctcCCACTCCTTCGGCCACCCTCCCTTTGACCCGCATCGTGAGTGGCCACGGGGAGAGGGCTCCCCCTCCACAGGCCGTGGTCAAACCCCACGTCCTGACCCACCTCATCGAGGGCTTCGTCATTCATGAGGGAGCAGAGCCCTTCCCT GTGATTGGTCCAGTAAAAGATGCAACTGATATGGCCGCGGAGAATCCAGATGCCAGCCGTCCTCAGACTGTGAATGTTGCAACAG TGCTCAAGTGTGAATACTGTAAAAGCTTTGCTCCAGCCAGACAGTTTCGAGGCACCAAGCGCTTCTGCTCCTTGACCTGTTCCAAGAG GTACAATGTGAGCTGCAGCCAGCACTTCCGGCTGCGTCAGGGGGGTCACCTCTCCCACTCTGACCAGGACGGTGTCCTGAGGAGGAGCGTGCCCCGTAGGACCAGCTCCCAGATCGCCAGTGCCAAAATAGCCGGGAGACCCTTACCGGCCAAG TGTCGCTCCGAATCCAGCCGCTCGGACGACGTCTCCAGCTGCgaggaggatgatgaggaggaggatgaggaggaggatgacGATCCCATGTCCCTCTCCCCGGCCTCCTCTTCCTGCCACCAGCGCCCCCCCACGCTCCGTCTGGAGAGCTCGGCGTCACCCCATTTCCTGCCCGGCAGCCCCACCCGGTGGAGTGTGGAGGAAGTGTCTAATTTCATATCCTCTCTGCAAG GTTGCGAGGAGCTAGCGGCTCAGTTCCTGTCCCAGGAGATTGACGGACAGGCCCTGCTCCTGCTCCGAGAGGAGCACCTCATGTCCGCTATGAACATCAAGCTCGGCCCCGCCCTCAAGATCTGCGCCCACATCAACACCCTGAGGGACTGA
- the LOC105025863 gene encoding solute carrier family 2, facilitated glucose transporter member 3-like yields MVEETKQVTGYLLFSLSTAVIGSLQFGYNTGVINAPEQKLRAFFNSTWMERYGRPIEPGMCTIVWSFSVAIFSVGGMVGSFSVGVLANRFGRKLSMILVNILAVIGGLLMGFSTLCSSYEMVIAGRLVIGLFCGLFTGLTPMYVGEVSPTPLRGAFGTLHQLGVVVGILVAQIFGLESLLGSEKLWPLLLALTVVPAVVQCILLPFCPESPRFLLINQNKEEEARKALVRLRGSEDVSKDMQEMKEESAKMAMEKKVTIPELFRIAAYRQPLLIAVMLHLSQQLSGINAVFYYSTGIFESAGVTQPIYATIGAGAVNTVFTVVSLFLVERAGRRTLHLIGLAGMAVSALLMTIALLLKGYSSLSYLSIGAVFLFVAMFEMGPGPIPWFIVAELFSQGPRPAAMAVAGCCNWTANFLVGVSFPKLEELCGPYVFIIFLVFLIFFFVFTYFKVPETKGKTFEEIARDFGGTLPPVATSAEAPPTGSGGTLPASPIKEKVPLVEAAAAEDRSNSTVQ; encoded by the exons ATGGTGGAGGAG ACAAAGCAGGTGACAGGATACCTCCTGTTTTCCCTGTCCACTGCAGTCATTGGCTCACTGCAGTTTGGTTACAACACAGGGGTCATCAATGCGCCCGAACAG AAACTGCGGGCCTTCTTCAACAGCACGTGGATGGAGCGATACGGCAGGCCCATTGAACCAGGGATGTGCACCATCGTGTGGAGCTTCTCGGTGGCCATCTTCAGCGTGGGCGGCATGGTGGGCTCCTTCAGCGTTGGCGTCCTGGCGAACAGATTCGGGAG AAAACTGTCCATGATCCTGGTCAACATCCTGGCCGTGATCGGAGGCCTCCTCATGGGTTTCTCCACACTCTGCTCCTCCTACGAGATGGTAATTGCCGGGCGCCTCGTCATCGGCCTCTTCTGCGGCCTCTTCACCGGCCTCACGCCCATGTACGTCGGGGAGGTGTCCCCCACCCCTCTCCGAGGAGCTTTTGGCACCCTGCACCAACTGGGCGTGGTGGTGGGCATCCTGGTGGCCCAG ATCTTTGGCTTGGAGTCTCTCCTGGGCTCGGAAAAACTGTGGCCTTTGCTGCTGGCTCTTACGGTCGTCCCGGCCGTGGTCCAGTGTATCCTGCTGCCCTTCTGTCCAGAGAGCCCGCGCTTCCTCCTCATCAACCAGAACAAGGAGGAGGAGGCCCGCAAAG CCCTGGTGCGTCTGCGCGGCTCTGAGGACGTGAGCAAAGACATGCAGGAGATGAAAGAGGAGAGTGCCAAGATGGCCATGGAGAAGAAAGTGACCATCCCCGAGCTGTTCCGCATCGCGGCCTACCGGCAGCCGCTCCTCATCGCCGTCATGCTACACCTCTCCCAGCAACTGTCCGGAATCAATGCC GTCTTCTACTATTCAACTGGTATTTTTGAGTCGGCCGGTGTCACCCAACCTATTTACGCCACTATCGGAGCAGGAGCTGTTAACACCGTCTTTACTGTGGTATCT CTCTTCCTGGTTGAGAGGGCGGGACGAAGAACACTGCATCTTATCGGATTGGCTGGAATGGCCGTCAGTGCCCTGCTCATGACTATTGCTTTACTGTTG AAGGGCTATTCGTCTCTAAGCTACCTGAGCATCGGggcagtgtttctgtttgtggcCATGTTTGAGATGGGGCCTGGTCCTATCCCATGGTTCATAGTGGCGGAGCTCTTTTCCCAAGGTCCACGACCTGCCGCCATGGCCGTGGCCGGCTGCTGCAACTGGACAGCCAACTTCCTGGTGGGAGTAAGCTTCCCCAAACTGGAG GAGCTGTGTGGGCCGTACGTCTTCATCATCTTTCTGGTCTTCCTCATCTTCTTCTTCGTCTTCACCTACTTCAAAGTCCCCGAAACCAAAGGCAAGACCTTTGAAGAGATTGCCCGCGATTTCGGCGGGACCCTCCCTCCCGTCGCCACTTCTGCAGAAGCTCCTCCCACTGGCAGTGGTGGAACACTCCCTGCCTCGCCCATTAAGGAAAAGGTACCCTTGGTGGAGGCAGCCGCAGCAGAGGACAGATCCAACTCAACTGTTCAGTAG
- the LOC105025867 gene encoding cytochrome c oxidase subunit 6B1-like isoform X2, whose protein sequence is MSDVIEEKIKNYRTAPFDARFPNTNQTRNCFQNYLDFHRCNKALSAKDQDVAPCDWYQRVYKSLCPLSWVAKWDDQIEAGSFPGKI, encoded by the exons ATGTCTGACGTAATCGAAGAAaagatcaagaactacaggacgGCACCTTTTGACGCCCGATTTCCAAACACCAACCAGACCCGTAACTGCTTCCAGAATTACctgg ACTTCCACAGATGTAACAAGGCTCTTTCTGCGAAGGACCAGGATGTGGCTCCATGCGACTGGTACCAGAGGGTTTACAAGAGCCTGTGCCCCTTAAGCTGG GTGGCGAAATGGGATGACCAGATCGAAGCTGGAAGTTTCCCTGGGAAAATATAA